From Rhodopseudomonas palustris:
ACGATGTATGTCCGCTCCGCCGGCGTGAAGACGCAGCCGCTCGATCCGTTCGCGGTGGCGGCGATGGCGGATCGCGGCATCGACATCGCCAAGCACAAGCCGATCACCTTCGAAGACCTCGACGATTACGAGGGGATGAATTTCGATCTGATCGTGACGCTGTCGCCCGAGGCGCATCACAAGGCGCTGGAGCTGACCCGCAGCCACGCGATCGACGTCGAATATTGGCCGACCTTCGACCCCACCGGCGCCGAAGGCAGCCGCGAGCAGAAACTCGCCGCCTATCGCGACGTCGCCGAAACCCTGATGCAACGCATCTACAAGCGCTTCGGCCGGCACAGCGGGGCGAACGAGTAGTTCGGCTTTCTGCGTCGGCGCTGCAGCGCGCATTGCGTAACCTCTCCCCGCGCGCGGCAGGGCGATCGCATATGAAAGTTCGCGCTCGCGACGCGCATCACCCTCCCCTGGAGGGGGAGGGTCGCTCGCGCAGCGAGCGGGGTGGGGTGGCGAAGAGTTCATCCGCCGTGCCCGCTTCTCACCCCACCCCGTCACGCATCCCGCACCGCGGGCTGCGTGACGCCCCTCCCCCTCGAGGGGAGGGTGAAGAGAGTCCGTGCAATAGCCTCGAATTCCATATGCGATTGCCCTGCCGCGCGCCGGGCGGGTGAGGGGGCGTCTCGATGAAGCCGAGAGTCAGCGGCGCGCGTCGCCCCTCACCCCACCCCTCTCCCCGCAAGAGCGGGGCGAGGGAGCGCCCTGGGCGTGGTGGAATTCATCGTTCAAACACAGCGCCCGATAGACGCAGGCAGATGCCGACGACGCGCATGTGAAACGGCGCCGCCGATCTGGTATTCAGTGACTCTCGCAACGCCTCCGCAGGTGAGGGATGATCACGCGACTTGCTGTTTCCGGCTATCGATCCTTGCGCGACGTCCGGTTGTCGCTCGGTCCGCTCAACGTCGTCACCGGCGCCAACGGCACCGGCAAGTCGAGTCTGTATCGT
This genomic window contains:
- a CDS encoding low molecular weight phosphatase family protein: MAPARQPQAVLFACGMNSVRSPMAEGLLRSIAPRTMYVRSAGVKTQPLDPFAVAAMADRGIDIAKHKPITFEDLDDYEGMNFDLIVTLSPEAHHKALELTRSHAIDVEYWPTFDPTGAEGSREQKLAAYRDVAETLMQRIYKRFGRHSGANE